The DNA region GGTGCACAGAAGCAGTTTTTcagttttttcttttcttgcTGCTGCTTGTTGAGGAATCATTTAATATgatgcaaaagaaaaaaaaggaatttGTGCAGTAAATTTGCAGGATTTCATTGCTTGATGTTTTTTGGAGCAAATCATTTCTACATCAGCATCTTAAATTTCAGAGGCTGTTCCTTACTTTGAACAGGTATTTAGTCTGGGCTTTCTTACCATCTGGTTAATGGGTGTTTCTTTTGTGTTTCATGCCTTACTGTTTTCCCTACAGTAGGCATAGACCTGCCCAATGGCAAAGACGGTGGCGGCGACGGTGCTGGACATCACGGAGATCTCCTTCTCCGacctagtcctcctccaatcTCCTGAAATGCCAGCTGATGaccaccgccgtcgccgcgtCTTGGATACCATCGCGACTGAGCTCGGCCGAGGTGGATCCGGGTTGCTGGCCATCGCCGAAGTGCCACGCATGGGAGCCCTCCGGCGACGGCTCCTCCCCTTGTCCCGCCGCCTTGCCCTCATGGACCATCCTACGCGCTCCCAAATCCTTAAGGTTGCCCCTCTTCATCCCCTTCCATGTTCGCTTTCTTGATGTAGAAACTGCAAAATGTGCTTGAATATGTTTCTGTGGATTATTTCAGAAGCATGGTTTGGGCAGCGACGTGCCTTTGAAGAAGCTTGATAGGTCTGTGTCCTCGTTTGCGAAGCTTCTAAGGCATTCAGGTAAACTCGCCATGCTAGAGCTAGTGAACAACACTGAAAGCATCAGCAATGGAATTGTTTGTTTGGAGAAGATACATGATTTTGATGGATCTGAGGAATCTAACTGTGATGATGATATGGAGAATATTGGTGAGCTCGTTACAGAACTGGGCTTGTACATGATGGAGCTTGGGATTTTGATTGCACGAGCTTGTGACATTGTTATCGGTGGAGGTCAGTTAGAAAAGAGCATCACTGACTTTGGTACTGCAAAGGCAAGGCTCATTCACTACCACTCTGAGTTGGATAACATTATTATCAGGGAAAAGGAGAACAGTTCAAGAAAACGCTCGTTAAAGAAAGTGGCAGTAAAACCTTATCAACTGGGTTCTCAAAGGAGGTCCGGATCACTGTGCCCCTGCTGCATCAAGTCAGAAGATATGACTCCTGTAATGGCAATAAAAAATAATAATTCTAGAGATACCTCGGTTCAGGGTAAGGCTGCTGAAATCTCCCTGTTGAATCTATGGCAGGATTGGCACTTTGACTTTGGAATCCTTACTGTTTTAACAGCACCATTATTCTTGAGGGCTTCTGAGGGAGAAAAATGTTTGATCAGCCAGGAATACCATCATCCTAATGGGCACACACACTTGCAGTTATGCAATGGGAGG from Panicum hallii strain FIL2 chromosome 9, PHallii_v3.1, whole genome shotgun sequence includes:
- the LOC112876436 gene encoding uncharacterized protein LOC112876436 isoform X2, coding for MAKTVAATVLDITEISFSDLVLLQSPEMPADDHRRRRVLDTIATELGRGGSGLLAIAEVPRMGALRRRLLPLSRRLALMDHPTRSQILKKHGLGSDVPLKKLDRSVSSFAKLLRHSGE
- the LOC112876436 gene encoding uncharacterized protein LOC112876436 isoform X1, whose amino-acid sequence is MAKTVAATVLDITEISFSDLVLLQSPEMPADDHRRRRVLDTIATELGRGGSGLLAIAEVPRMGALRRRLLPLSRRLALMDHPTRSQILKKHGLGSDVPLKKLDRSVSSFAKLLRHSGKLAMLELVNNTESISNGIVCLEKIHDFDGSEESNCDDDMENIGELVTELGLYMMELGILIARACDIVIGGGQLEKSITDFGTAKARLIHYHSELDNIIIREKENSSRKRSLKKVAVKPYQLGSQRRSGSLCPCCIKSEDMTPVMAIKNNNSRDTSVQGKAAEISLLNLWQDWHFDFGILTVLTAPLFLRASEGEKCLISQEYHHPNGHTHLQLCNGRKMFSVKCSPESFIVQVGEAADILSSGKLKSTLHSVSRPLSFTDISRETFVVFLQPSWDKTLNYPGYCLDTEEQSRHNNETSIISNGSAGSYDEDVCMQDIMEKIPPLSSRLREGMTFAEFSRQTTKQYYGGGGIQQNN